In Bicyclus anynana chromosome 13, ilBicAnyn1.1, whole genome shotgun sequence, a genomic segment contains:
- the LOC112057924 gene encoding uncharacterized protein LOC112057924: MSLIKLLKLPSKLFKKDAYSYCVLHVYVKVIDEKLHYIALRPSASIFQLRQKVWHLLNLPDYCEEIIILKTEKDQEIPLTDLRKGNDPQHPYIMEVWLPGKQNCLSSIHNMLTMGDSKTVNNLLSQDHIASNNNMMEDYNFNKKSFQKENSHTTINLYDSMLLNKQCSMEKQDAKKPPEYKNSELSCKMSSSSIFFKLHARKSKDNFVNILLKIQSDIATLGSKLSDLENRIHV; the protein is encoded by the exons ATGTCTCTTATAAAGCTTCTCAAATTGCCGTCCAAATTATTCAAAAAGGAt GCATATTCTTATTGTGTTTTGCATGTTTACGTGAAAGTTATCGACGAAAAGCTTCACTACATAGCCTTGAGACCCTCGGCGTCGATATTTCAACTGCGACAGAAGGTGTGGCACCTCCTCAACTTACCAGATTACTGTGAAGAGATCATAATACTAAAAACTGAGAAGGATCAAGAAATACCACTTACCGATCTCCGTAAAGGCAATGACCCACAACATCCTTACATAATGGAAGTTTGGCTGCCAGGGAAGCAGAATT GTTTATCTTCAATACACAACATGTTGACAATGGGTGATAGCAAAACTGTAAACAATTTGTTATCGCAAGATCATATTGCATCAAACAATAACATGATGGAAGACTATAACTTCAACAAGAAATCTTTCCAAAAGGAGAACT CGCACACTACCATAAACCTGTACGACTCCATGTTGCTCAATAAACAGTGTTCAATGGAAAAACAAGATGCCAAAAAGCCTCCAGAGTATAAGAACTCCGAACTATCATGCAAGATGTCATCATCGTCCATATTTTTCAAACTCCACGCAAGAAAGAGCAAAGACAACTTCGTGAACATTCTGCTGAAAATACAGAGTGATATAGCTACGTTAGGCAGCAAACTGTCAGATTTGGAAAATCGGATACACGTATGa